The genomic interval GACACCCCGAAGACTCAGGTCATGCAGCATCTTCGGCCCCCCGGCATCGATTCAGAACGCTCAGCACAAGATATGGCCACGGCGGCCGCGGCGCAATGACCACGGCGATTCCGCGCCGCTCACATCCCGACGTAGCTCTGCGCCCGGCGTTCGATCTCCGCCTGGATCTCCGTCCGGCGCAGTTTTCCCGTCACCGTGCGCGCTAGTTCACCCACCCGCACGATGATGCCAGGAGCGGCATCTCCGAGCGCCGCCCGCAACACCCTCGCCGCGGCCGCCTGATCTCCGAGATCTCCGACGTACGCCAAGGCGATCTGACTCGCACCTCGATGGTCGACCACAGCACAGACGCAGACATCCTCGACGCCCGGCAGCTGCAACGCGAGCTCCTCGACCCGGTGCGGCATGATCTTCACCCCGGCGGCATTGACGAGGTCGTCGCTGCGCCCGCTCAGAAACAGCTCGCCTTCCTGCAGGAACCCGCGATCACCTGGCCGGAACCATCCGTCCGCCAGTCCAGAAGCACGGGGCCCCTCCACCCCCAGATAGCCCAAGGCGAGACCGTCAGTGCGGATGCGCACAGACCCTTCGACGCCGTCACTCACCTGTCGCCCGTCGTCATCTTCGATCTCGACGGTGGCGTGAGGGAGCACTCGTCCCACCGGGCCCCCGTCCCGCACACCGTCTCCGACCGCCACAGCTCCGACCTCCGTCGCCCCGTACACCTCGCGGATCTGCACGCCGAACCATGATGCGAGCTCGGCGGCGAGCGCCGTCGGCATCGGCGCCCCGGCGCTCTGCAGGATCTGCAGCGCGGGGAGCTTCTCGCCCGACCGTCGCGCGATGTTCAGAACCGCTCGCCACTGATGCGGCGAACCCTGCGCGGCCCGCACATCGTGCTCTCGCAGCATCGCGAGATTCTGCTCGGCGCGCCCGCCCACGACGTGCGGTTCACCATGAACCAGCGCGTGCAGGAACGTGGCCTGTGCACTCGTCGAGGCAGGACCCATCAGCGACATGAAGGGGAGGTCCGTGATCCAGGTGCGCGCGGCGACGATGCGCCTCTGCAGCGCGTACCGCGAGAACACGACAGCCTTGGGTTCCCCCGTCGTGCCACTCGAGAACACGATCCGCGCCGGTGCCTGCGGATCATGCGCTCTCAGCGGGGCCCGCTCGGGATCGATCGATGCGAGCCGCGCGAGCACCGACTGGTCGACGAGGATCGTGTGCGCAGGATGCGCCCCCGGAAACGGCGCCGCGGCGATGATGCGCTTCGCTGGTGCCGCGTCTCCCACGCGGATACCGGGAACGGCGACGCCGGCGACAGCGCCATGGACGAGCGCCCCGACGGCGAACGCCGACTCGAGCGGGGCAGGGAGCGAGATCGCGACCCCCTCGCCCTCCCTGATCCCCTGCTCGTCGAGCCACACAGCGATGCGGAGCGCGCTGTCCCAGAGCTCTCCAGCCGAGAGCACGACGTCGGATGTGATGACAGCCGGGAGGTGAGGGTCCGTGGCCGCGCGTGCGGCGAGCGCCTCGACGGGATCGCCGACGGCATGGAGTTTCGTCACGAATCCTGACGATAGCGCTTCGCGTCAGCCCCGGCCGCGCGGTTCCGGATGCGCGAGGAAGCCGCGCAGCAGCGCCGCCGAGCCCGCCACATGCTCCCGCATCGCCTCCTCGGCCCCCGCCTCGTCGCCCGCGAGGATCGCGAGCACGATCTGCTCGTGCTGGTGGTTCGAGTGGTCGATGTTGCGCGTGAGCAGAGGGAAGCTGTCGAGCAGCTCGTTCACACGCGTGCGGTTGTCGGCGATGAGCGCCACGAGCGACGGCACGCCCGCGAGCTCCGCGATGGTCAGGTGCAGGCGCGAATCGAGCCGCCGGTAGTCCTCGGGCGACGCAGTGCGCACATCCGCGAGGCGCGCCCACAGCTCGCTGCGCTGGGCGGCGCCCAGCTCCCGCCCCGCGGCGAGGCGGGCGGTGCCCGTCTCGAGCACCTCGCGCACGCTCACGACATCCTCGAGCTCTGCCGGATCCGGCGGCGGCGCCTCCGTGGTGGTGGGCAGCGGATCGGTCACGAAGGTGCCGCCGTAGCGCCCGCGGCGCGAGGTGAGATAGCCCGCATCCGTGAGCTCCCGGATCGCTTCGCGCAGGGTGTCGCGGCTCACCGAGAAGCGCGCCGCGAGCTCGCGCTCTGCGGGCAGCGCCTCGCCGGGGGCGACGACGCCGAGACGGATCGTCTGCATGAGGCGCGACACCGTGTCCTCGAGGGAGTTGCCGGTGCGCACCGGCCGGAAGACGAGTTCGTGGACGAGCGACGAGGCGTCGCCGGATGCGTCGCTCACAGCGGCGTCGTATAGGCCGACGAGATGCCGCCGTCGACGAGGAACGTCGACGCGGTCACGAAGCTCGCATCGTCGCTCGCGAGGAACGCGACCGCGGCCGCGATCTCCTCGGGCTCCGCGAAGCGCCCCACCGGCACATGGACGAGGCGCCGTGCGGCGCGCTCCGGGTCCTTGGCGAAGAGCTCCTTCAGCAGCGGCGTGTTCACCGGTCCCGGGCAGAGCGCGTTGACACGCACCCCCTGACGCGCGAACTGCACCCCCAGCTCCCGCGACATCGCGAGCACCCCGCCCTTCGACGCCGTGTACGAGATCTGACTCGTCGCCGACCCCATGACGGCGACGAACGAGGCCGTGTTGATGATCGATCCGCACCCCGCCGGCACCATGTGGCGCAGCGCCGCGCGCGAGCAGAGGTAGACGCTCGTGAGGTTGACGAGCTGCACGCGATCCCACGCGTCGAGCTCCGTCGTCTCGATCGAGTCGTCGTCGGCGGGTGAGATGCCCGCGTTGTTGAAGGCGATGTCGACCTTCCCGTACGTCGCAGCAGCGGTGTCGAAGAGCTGGTCGACGCTCCCCCTGTCGGCCACGTCGACCTGCACGAACAGCCCACCCAGATCCTCGGCTGCTGCGGTGCCGGAGGTCGCGTCGAGATCGCCGATCACGACG from Salinibacterium sp. ZJ70 carries:
- a CDS encoding class I adenylate-forming enzyme family protein produces the protein MTKLHAVGDPVEALAARAATDPHLPAVITSDVVLSAGELWDSALRIAVWLDEQGIREGEGVAISLPAPLESAFAVGALVHGAVAGVAVPGIRVGDAAPAKRIIAAAPFPGAHPAHTILVDQSVLARLASIDPERAPLRAHDPQAPARIVFSSGTTGEPKAVVFSRYALQRRIVAARTWITDLPFMSLMGPASTSAQATFLHALVHGEPHVVGGRAEQNLAMLREHDVRAAQGSPHQWRAVLNIARRSGEKLPALQILQSAGAPMPTALAAELASWFGVQIREVYGATEVGAVAVGDGVRDGGPVGRVLPHATVEIEDDDGRQVSDGVEGSVRIRTDGLALGYLGVEGPRASGLADGWFRPGDRGFLQEGELFLSGRSDDLVNAAGVKIMPHRVEELALQLPGVEDVCVCAVVDHRGASQIALAYVGDLGDQAAAARVLRAALGDAAPGIIVRVGELARTVTGKLRRTEIQAEIERRAQSYVGM
- a CDS encoding FadR/GntR family transcriptional regulator translates to MSDASGDASSLVHELVFRPVRTGNSLEDTVSRLMQTIRLGVVAPGEALPAERELAARFSVSRDTLREAIRELTDAGYLTSRRGRYGGTFVTDPLPTTTEAPPPDPAELEDVVSVREVLETGTARLAAGRELGAAQRSELWARLADVRTASPEDYRRLDSRLHLTIAELAGVPSLVALIADNRTRVNELLDSFPLLTRNIDHSNHQHEQIVLAILAGDEAGAEEAMREHVAGSAALLRGFLAHPEPRGRG
- a CDS encoding 3-oxoacyl-ACP reductase, producing MSVAPIDLTQRLAGRVAVVTGGASGIGLASARRLAAEGATVVIGDLDATSGTAAAEDLGGLFVQVDVADRGSVDQLFDTAAATYGKVDIAFNNAGISPADDDSIETTELDAWDRVQLVNLTSVYLCSRAALRHMVPAGCGSIINTASFVAVMGSATSQISYTASKGGVLAMSRELGVQFARQGVRVNALCPGPVNTPLLKELFAKDPERAARRLVHVPVGRFAEPEEIAAAVAFLASDDASFVTASTFLVDGGISSAYTTPL